The following proteins are encoded in a genomic region of Rattus rattus isolate New Zealand chromosome 2, Rrattus_CSIRO_v1, whole genome shotgun sequence:
- the Tmem86a gene encoding lysoplasmalogenase-like protein TMEM86A, with the protein MVSPVTVVKSEGPKLVPFFKATCVYFVLWLPSSSPSWFSALIKCLPIFCLWLFLLAHGFRFLLAHPSASLIFAGLVFSAVGDAFLIWQDSGYFEHGLLMFAVAHILYASAFGMRPLALRTGLVIGVLSGLCYALLYPRLSGAFTYLVGVYVTLISFMGWRAMAGLRLAGAAWRWTELAAGVGALLFILSDLTIALNKFCFPVPYSRALIMSTYYAAQMFIALSAVESREPVEDYRLRKAA; encoded by the exons aTGGTGTCTCCGGTCACTGTG gTGAAGAGCGAGGGGCCCAAGCTGGTGCCCTTCTTTAAGGCTACCTGTGTGTATTTCGTGCTCTGGCTGCCCTCCTCCAGCCCATCCTGGTTCAGCGCCCTTATCAAGTGCCTGCCCATCTTCTGCCTCTGGCTTTTTCTTCTGGCCCATGGCTTTCGATTCCTGCTGGCCCACCCCAGTGCCTCCCTCATCTTCGCGGGACTTGTCTTCTCCGCTGTGGGCGATGCCTTCCTCATCTGGCAGGACTCCGGATACTTTGAACATG GTCTCCTGATGTTTGCTGTGGCACACATACTCTATGCCTCGGCCTTTGGCATGCGGCCGCTGGCTCTGCGGACAGGCCTGGTGATCGGAGTGCTGTCAGGCCTGTGCTATGCCCTCCTGTACCCGAGGCTGTCAGGTGCTTTCACCTACCTGGTGGGGGTCTACGTGACTCTTATCAGCTTCATGGGCTGGAGGGCTATGGCAGGACTGCGGCTGGCTGGGGCAGCCTGGCGGTGGACGGAGCTGGCGGCCGGTGTCGGCGCTCTGCTTTTCATCCTCTCCGACCTGACCATCGCCCTCAACAAGTTCTGCTTCCCCGTGCCCTACTCCCGAGCCCTCATCATGTCCACTTATTATGCTGCTCAGATGTTCATCGCCCTGTCGGCCGTCGAGAGCCGGGAGCCAGTGGAAGACTACAGGCTGAGGAAGGCTGCCTGA